The DNA window CATGACCCGCACTCCCCGTGAATCTCCTCCCGTGGAACAATCGACATTGCCCGCATCTCCGGCAAATTCCATATCTCTTCCAGCGGGCGCTGGCGGAGATTGCCGACTTTAAACCTTTTATCCATCAGAGCCGTACAAGGATATATATCGCCGTTGCCTTTCAGGTAGAACGTCTCCACCCCTGCGATGCATTTATGAAATCCGTATTCGGGCGGACACGGGCCGAAACTGACATCAAAGGACGTCACAAGTGAATTATTAGCCTGCGCCTCTTCGACAAAGCGAAGCAGACCCGCCAGCTCATCGGTCAGATTCAGTCGCTCATTGACATTACCGTGCTTCCCTCTTCCGACCGGCGCAAATCCGCAGAATCGGATCGTATCCACCCCTTCTCTACCGGCCAGTTTCATCATCTCGGGGATATCGCCCAGATTCTCTTTTCCAATCAAGGTCGCCAGTATCACTCTTGTGCCGAGGCCTTTGCTGATACGGATTGCCTCAATGATTTTATGAAATTCCTCGGCGCTCGCCCCCCGCATCCGGTGGTTCATCTCCGGCGTGGAACCGTCGAGACTGATCTGAATCGCGCGAATGCCGCCCTCTATCAAACGCGCCGCCCGCGTTTGGTTTAGAAGAATGCCATTGGTGGTAATATTCGACTTGATCCCCTTCGCCCAGGCATACTCCGTCAGTTCTTCGAGGTCTTCTCTCAGAAGCGGTTCGCCGCCGGTCCAGCCGATCATCTTGACCCCGATTCCCGCCATGGCGTCGATAACCCCTTTGCATTCATCCGTATTCATCTCATCATGCGGTCGTCGGGCGGCGGCGCTGTAACAATGAGGGCAGGAAAGATTACATTGATTGGTTATCTCCCAGCCGACAATTTCCGGTATTCGTTCCGATTGATCTGTCATAGTATTTTAAGCCTGCTGATGTTGCGCCGGTGCAATTTCATTCCGCGGCCGCCTGTCTTGCGGCGCCGGAATGGGCAAGTGCAAGCATCTCCTTGAAGTTGTATTTCCAAGATGAACATACTCCGTGAGGTACTTCAGGATTCTGTATGCTCCGCATCGGGCAGCCCCCCATGCAGACAGGGAAGATTTTGCATTCCCGGCATTCCGCCAATTTAAACGGATCCCAGGCCGTGTAAGTCTCCAGATTTTTCCTCTGCATATCGTCGGGAGTCAGTGCCGTGAGATGACCGATTGACTTGGCCGGATCAAGCGCCAGATCCTCCCAGCAACGGAACAGATGCCCGGTCGGAGAAACGACAAAATGCCCTTCGCATATCGCCCCGCAGGTGGCGCCGGTCATTACGTGAGGATAATCAACCTGTCTCATGCCCATGTCAAACAGCCTCTGGTATATCAATACCAGAGTTTCCGAAAACTCCTTGTCGTCATAACATCTGTCACGAATATTGGAGCAGGCGGCTCCCGATGATGTCACTTGCGCGAAGTAGACCTTAATCTTGGGAAGAATCCCGCGCTGCTGCAGCTGCTCCGCAACCTCGCAGGCCGAATCGACATTTTCTTTATCCACATTTATGCGCACGTTTATGTTAAGAATGTCGGCCGTCACCGAAAGGTTGTCGATAATCCTGTTGAATGTTCCCCGGCCGTTACGGAGCTTGCGGCGGCTGTCGTGCACCGCCGCAGGGCCATCGATCGTTATCTGGGCCTGGGCAATGCTCAAATCCTTGAGACGCCGCGCCATTGCCTCATCCAGCAGATAGCCGTTGGTGATAATCGCGCCGGGCATAATATTGACACGATGCTTTTCGGCCAGTTCCAACAGCTTGCTCTGAAGCCGCTCGAGAATAGAAAAGCAGAGAGTCGGTTCACCGCCGAACCAGCAGATACGCAGCGCCGCGGCTCGAGTCAGATAGCGATCGGTGAATTTCAGGAGTGCATCTTGTGTATCTTCGGCCATCCGGACATTCGAGTGCGATTCAAAGCAGTAATCACAATCGAAATTGCAGGCGAGCGTCGGCGCGATAGTAAGTGTCAAAGTATTACCCTCAAGCCGGGTGGAGCGCGCCCTGGTTTTCAATGCCGCCGTCTGGTCGACAGCGTCGGCAATCAGGAATCCACCGTCCTTTAAACAATGCATAAACTCTCTATCCTGCTCTGTCTCGGCTCCGTCGGGATGAGCCAGCAGATGCTGCACGCGGGGATAGTGTTGTTTCTCGATCTCGGCCATGGCGCCGGTATAGCTGTTGAAAGCCAGAATCATGCTGCCGTCTTTGGCATCGAAGAAATGGTTGTAAGGTGATGGTTTCATGTTTGTCTTTCGGCGATGTGGCCTGTCATTGTTACAAAATCATCTTTTCTGTCGGCCGTGCGCCGGTGATTTTATCACCGGCGCACGAAAAAACTGCCTGATTATTACGGTTTATACTTGCGGCAGACCGGCGGCTCATTAATCATGCAAATGATGTAGTAAGGAGACTGCGGATTAATCTGGAGCTGTGGGAAATTAATTAGTTTCACTATTTCACCTCCTTTCGGTTCCATGTGAGGGTCTCTTATTCCATTACATGCTTACGCATGCTCTAAGAAAGGATCTTTGTTCTCAATTCGACTGTGCTGCGGCATTACTTCAACCGATACGCGTCGCTCTGTCCCCATGACCATTATTTGTAGTTCTTACATATGATAAAAAGAGGACATTTGGAAATGCAGAGATTCGGCTTGCCCACAATTTCCATCTGCGGCAATGTGATTAGTTTCACTCTTCCACCTCCTCTTCGCCTTAGGGGGTAACTTCAATCTTCATAACTCTAGAATTGCCCAAGCTGCGCTCGTTGAGTCTTGCATAACGGCAAGCAATGCGCCGACAAGAATTCCTGCCGGCGCATTCACTTTTTGCCAAGAAATTACGGTTTGTACTTACGGCAAACCGGCGGCTCGTTATTCATGCAAACGATGGGGAAAGGCCCGATAATGGGTAACGGCCTATTGGCGATTTCAAGCTGTGACAATACGACTAGCTTCACTATTCCACCTCCTTTCGTCAGTTAAAGGATTTTGCGCGATAATTAGAGAATTCCCATTTGACAGAGAGACTCCGATATGGAATCTATTCTGCTCTTCGCCGGAAAAGGAAATTGTCCTCATAGTCTATCAGAGTAACCGTAAGAAATTCCAGACATCCTTACCTCTGGGAAATCCTTCCACCATTAGTTGTAATTTAATGGCCGCAAGCCAAATGTCAATATAAATCGGTTCAAAATGTTAACGCCCCGATATCTAAATCGCCCACTGGCAGGGCAGATGACAGATACGGAACCGAATGGGTAATATCAATCTATTATCTGACTTTTGCCCGATTCCTGCGCCGATATGCAGCCCCTTCGGGCTATCTGCCTTCCCCCTCGGAAGGCACCTCATTTCTACTTCGCAACCCGTGTCAGCCACTGTCGGGCCAGCGCCGCGACCCGACCAGCATTGGGCGGGTCATAATTCCCCACTACGACCACCGTGTAACCAGTCGAAAAATCCGCCTCCAGAGCCGCATTAATTCCCGGGGCGCCGCCGGCCACCCCGATTCCTCGCGGCGGAACGATGCCGGCCGGCCCAGATGCTGCTGGCTTTGCCGTTCCGGGGCGCTCATCGGTGAGAAGCCATTCGGCATAGGCGGGCGAAAGGAGAATGTTCTCTTGCAGGGCAATGGTGAATTTGAGCAGATCTTCGGCCGTGGAATAACCGCCGCCCGCGGCGCTTCCTCGGGCCGGACGTGAGTAAATATTTTTCCGCCGGGGCGCCTCTTTTTCACCCTCCGGACGAGTATATCCTTCGGCCAGGTTGGCCACCGGCATATCCGCCTCATAGGAATCGCTGTTGGTCATCCCGGCCGGCCGATAGATATTGTCCCGTATGTAGTCATAGTACTCCTGTCCCGATGCCGCCTCAATGATAGCGCCGAGCAAAATATACCCGCCGTTGGAGTACTGGTTTCGACTTCCCGGTTCAAAAGCCAGGGGAAGACTGTCGAACATCGGCAGAAAATCATTGTTCGTGCGGAAACGATCCTTGGGAGTGTTGTCGTACTTTTCCCCGAAAAAATCGCCGATTCCGGCCGTCATATTGAGCAAATGATCGACCGTTACTTTACTTCGCGCCTCAGGATTGGGATAATCGGGAAGAAACCTCCCCAGCGTATCCTCAAACTTTATTTTCCCCTTCTGAATCAATTGCCCGATAGCTACTTTGGTAAATAGCTTATTGATCGAACCCAGATTGAACTTCGTATCTATGCGATTGGGCACCCCGAATTCCTTGTTAGCCAGCCCATATGCCTTCTGGAAAATCGGTACATTCTTCTTCGCGACCAGCACCACTCCCGAAAACTCATCATTCTGCGCCATTTTGTCCAGACGATTACCCAGCGAATCAAGAAACTCCTGTTCGGCCATAGGTGTTGCCGGCTGATCGACAATTGTCGGATCGGCCTCTTCAATCCTTATGCCGAGCAATTTAAATGGCGGCAAAGCCTCAAATTGGAACGAAAACGTAAACCAGGTTTTGTCTCCGCTTTCCACCAATATGGTCGCCGTGGCACTATCCGCTCTGACCACACGGTCCGGCCGCAGTTGACCAAAATCCCTTTGCATATTGCGATACATTTCCAGCCGTTGCTCCATTGTTCTCTGCTTCAGCGATTGTTCGGCAATGCATTCGAGGATGAATCCTTTCATCGCCCCTTCACCGCCGTTAAAGGCCTCAAAATAGTCGGCAACGCATTTGCCGCCGGGGATGTTAGGTGGGTCAAACGCCATTCCGCTCGAAATGCCGATAGTCCCAATGGCCGCCAGAACCAGAAATATTATCCGGGAATTAACTCTGGAAAACATGCATCCTCCCTATGGGAATGTTTCTATATTCGATTGAGATTTTACAGGAGATTATACGTCCAGTTTGGAATTTTGTTCCTTTTGGAGGGGCCGGGTGGCCCACCAGCCTTTGGATTGCATCTGAATTATATATTCAAAATAGGGTTTGATTAATCAATCCCCATCGTCTGTTTCTTGTGTTCTATCTGATACACCGGCAAGGTGTGGTCGCATGACGGTCGGCTTTTACAGTTTCTTTCCGGCGACCAATTCCTTGAGCCATTCATACCAGGACTCAAGCCCGGCTCCGGTACGGCAAGACGTTTCGAATATCTTCAGATTGCCGTTTATCTGAAGCGCATTCTTCTTCACCCGCTCGATATCGAAATCAGAAAGCCCCAGCAAATCAATCTTGTTTATTACCATCGCCGAGGCCCGGCGAAACATCGCCGGATATTTGAGCGGTTTGTCGTCCCCCTCGGTCGTACTTATCAGCGCCACCTTCATATCCTCACCCAAATCATAGCTGGAGGGGCAAACCAGATTTCCCACATTCTCGATAAAGAGTATTTCAATCCGGTCGATATCCATTTCATCCAGTACACGAGTGATCATCCGCGCATCGAGGTGGCAGGCGCCGCCAGTGACAATCGGCCGCACCGCCTTGCCGCCCGCTTTAATGAGACGGTTGGCATCGTTCTCCGTCTGCACGTCACCGGCAATCAGCGCCATATTGATTTCATCGCTAAGAGAACCCAGCGTCCGCTCCAGAAGCGAAGTTTTGCCGGAGCCGGGGGAACTGACCAAATTGAGCGAGACAATCCGCCTAGCCGCCAGTTTCTTCCTTATCTCCGCCGCCAGACGGTCGTTCTCGGAAAGAACTTTTTCCTCAATATTAATTTTCTTCGTCATCTTACTTTCCGTCATTTATCCGAGCCGAACCCAACCTGCATCCCCAGAATCTACTCCGTCTCCAAGTAGGCAATATCCAACTCCTCACCCTGCGTCACCTCAATATCACCCGAAAAGCAATGCGGGCAAACAAAAACAAATTCTGCAACCTCAAAATCCTCTTTGCAGGCCCGGCAGATTCCCTTGACCGGCACCTCCTCAATCACCAGTTTTGCGCCGGAGAGTTTCGTATCGACTGTAATCGCCTGAAAGCCGAATTCCAGTGCATCCGGATTCACCCCCGAGAGCGCGCCGAC is part of the Candidatus Zixiibacteriota bacterium genome and encodes:
- a CDS encoding SPASM domain-containing protein translates to MKPSPYNHFFDAKDGSMILAFNSYTGAMAEIEKQHYPRVQHLLAHPDGAETEQDREFMHCLKDGGFLIADAVDQTAALKTRARSTRLEGNTLTLTIAPTLACNFDCDYCFESHSNVRMAEDTQDALLKFTDRYLTRAAALRICWFGGEPTLCFSILERLQSKLLELAEKHRVNIMPGAIITNGYLLDEAMARRLKDLSIAQAQITIDGPAAVHDSRRKLRNGRGTFNRIIDNLSVTADILNINVRINVDKENVDSACEVAEQLQQRGILPKIKVYFAQVTSSGAACSNIRDRCYDDKEFSETLVLIYQRLFDMGMRQVDYPHVMTGATCGAICEGHFVVSPTGHLFRCWEDLALDPAKSIGHLTALTPDDMQRKNLETYTAWDPFKLAECRECKIFPVCMGGCPMRSIQNPEVPHGVCSSWKYNFKEMLALAHSGAARQAAAE
- a CDS encoding serine hydrolase: MFSRVNSRIIFLVLAAIGTIGISSGMAFDPPNIPGGKCVADYFEAFNGGEGAMKGFILECIAEQSLKQRTMEQRLEMYRNMQRDFGQLRPDRVVRADSATATILVESGDKTWFTFSFQFEALPPFKLLGIRIEEADPTIVDQPATPMAEQEFLDSLGNRLDKMAQNDEFSGVVLVAKKNVPIFQKAYGLANKEFGVPNRIDTKFNLGSINKLFTKVAIGQLIQKGKIKFEDTLGRFLPDYPNPEARSKVTVDHLLNMTAGIGDFFGEKYDNTPKDRFRTNNDFLPMFDSLPLAFEPGSRNQYSNGGYILLGAIIEAASGQEYYDYIRDNIYRPAGMTNSDSYEADMPVANLAEGYTRPEGEKEAPRRKNIYSRPARGSAAGGGYSTAEDLLKFTIALQENILLSPAYAEWLLTDERPGTAKPAASGPAGIVPPRGIGVAGGAPGINAALEADFSTGYTVVVVGNYDPPNAGRVAALARQWLTRVAK
- the hypB gene encoding hydrogenase nickel incorporation protein HypB, coding for MTKKINIEEKVLSENDRLAAEIRKKLAARRIVSLNLVSSPGSGKTSLLERTLGSLSDEINMALIAGDVQTENDANRLIKAGGKAVRPIVTGGACHLDARMITRVLDEMDIDRIEILFIENVGNLVCPSSYDLGEDMKVALISTTEGDDKPLKYPAMFRRASAMVINKIDLLGLSDFDIERVKKNALQINGNLKIFETSCRTGAGLESWYEWLKELVAGKKL
- a CDS encoding radical SAM protein yields the protein MTDQSERIPEIVGWEITNQCNLSCPHCYSAAARRPHDEMNTDECKGVIDAMAGIGVKMIGWTGGEPLLREDLEELTEYAWAKGIKSNITTNGILLNQTRAARLIEGGIRAIQISLDGSTPEMNHRMRGASAEEFHKIIEAIRISKGLGTRVILATLIGKENLGDIPEMMKLAGREGVDTIRFCGFAPVGRGKHGNVNERLNLTDELAGLLRFVEEAQANNSLVTSFDVSFGPCPPEYGFHKCIAGVETFYLKGNGDIYPCTALMDKRFKVGNLRQRPLEEIWNLPEMRAMSIVPREEIHGECGSCDNFTNCRGACRGATLAHTGDIKASFPLCLYKTALEVKPNINR
- a CDS encoding hydrogenase maturation nickel metallochaperone HypA → MHELRIAESVMNIALKEMDNRNLAAISAIGLRVGALSGVNPDALEFGFQAITVDTKLSGAKLVIEEVPVKGICRACKEDFEVAEFVFVCPHCFSGDIEVTQGEELDIAYLETE